From the genome of Desulfobacterales bacterium, one region includes:
- a CDS encoding RNA-binding protein codes for MNIYVGNLSYNMTTDSLKTIFDEFGEVETVKVITDRFTGKSKGFGFVEMPSNSDADKAIKALNGKMIDGNNIKVNPADPGGKQRAKKPFRRRDY; via the coding sequence ATGAATATTTATGTCGGAAACCTGTCATATAATATGACGACGGACAGCTTAAAAACAATTTTCGATGAGTTTGGCGAGGTAGAAACCGTCAAGGTTATAACCGACCGATTTACCGGAAAATCAAAAGGATTCGGTTTCGTCGAAATGCCGAGTAATTCTGATGCGGACAAGGCGATCAAGGCATTAAACGGAAAGATGATCGATGGAAACAACATTAAAGTAAATCCCGCGGATCCTGGTGGCAAGCAACGCGCTAAGAAGCCGTTCCGAAGAAGGGATTATTGA
- a CDS encoding HipA domain-containing protein, translating to MSTIAEVKLWRRTIGAVSLEEGREAAAFEYDSAFAQSGIEIAPLTMPLSDRVYTFPELSRRTFHGLPGLLADSLPDRFGNALINAWLATQGRTPESFNAIERLCYTGKRGMGALEFEPAIGPKTRKASRVQIDKLVALASEILTHRNNLKVSFAAPRKEQALKKILSVGTSAGGARAKAVIAWNPSTNEVRSGQVPAGKGFEYWLLKFDGVAGNKDKELEDPKGYGAIEYAYSRMASDAGISMSECRLFEENNRRHFMSRRFDRLENGEKLHMQSLGALAHFDFNLAGAYAYEQALFAIRQLGLAMGDVEEQFRRMAFNIISRNQDDHVKNIAFLMDKSGNWSLSPAFDLTYSFNPSGEWTAAHQMTMNGKRDHFTLDDFNACAKTASMKRGRAAAIVTEVIEVVSRWRDYAEDAGVSAAWRDQIQETLRLNGF from the coding sequence GTGAGCACGATCGCCGAGGTCAAGCTCTGGAGACGAACGATCGGTGCGGTATCCCTTGAAGAGGGCAGGGAGGCCGCCGCCTTTGAGTATGATTCAGCTTTTGCCCAAAGCGGGATTGAAATCGCACCGCTGACCATGCCGCTTTCCGATCGCGTTTACACATTCCCGGAATTATCGCGGAGGACTTTTCACGGGCTTCCCGGGTTGCTCGCGGATTCTCTGCCGGACCGGTTCGGCAACGCCCTTATCAATGCCTGGTTGGCCACCCAGGGTCGGACACCGGAATCCTTCAATGCGATCGAGCGTCTCTGCTATACGGGGAAAAGAGGAATGGGCGCGCTTGAGTTTGAGCCCGCCATTGGGCCGAAAACCCGCAAGGCCTCTCGAGTTCAAATTGATAAACTCGTAGCGCTGGCATCTGAAATCCTGACCCATCGCAATAATCTGAAGGTATCGTTTGCTGCCCCCAGAAAAGAGCAGGCTTTGAAAAAAATTCTGAGTGTCGGCACCTCGGCCGGCGGTGCCAGGGCAAAGGCGGTAATTGCCTGGAATCCATCGACCAATGAAGTGCGCTCAGGCCAGGTTCCGGCGGGCAAAGGCTTTGAGTATTGGCTGCTTAAATTTGACGGGGTTGCCGGCAACAAGGATAAGGAACTCGAAGACCCGAAAGGGTATGGCGCCATTGAATACGCCTATTCTCGCATGGCATCCGATGCCGGCATCAGCATGAGCGAATGCCGCCTCTTTGAAGAGAACAACCGGCGGCATTTCATGAGCCGTCGATTTGACCGGCTTGAAAACGGGGAGAAACTGCACATGCAGTCCCTGGGCGCGCTTGCCCATTTCGACTTTAATCTGGCCGGAGCCTATGCCTACGAGCAGGCATTGTTTGCCATCCGGCAACTGGGGCTGGCGATGGGTGATGTCGAAGAGCAGTTCCGGCGCATGGCCTTTAACATCATTTCCAGGAATCAGGACGACCATGTGAAAAACATCGCCTTTCTGATGGATAAATCCGGCAACTGGTCGCTTTCGCCGGCCTTTGACCTGACATACAGCTTCAACCCTTCAGGCGAATGGACCGCCGCGCACCAGATGACGATGAACGGCAAGCGGGATCATTTTACGCTGGATGACTTCAATGCCTGCGCGAAAACCGCTTCCATGAAGCGGGGACGTGCCGCTGCCATTGTCACCGAGGTAATAGAAGTTGTTTCCCGCTGGCGGGACTATGCGGAAGATGCAGGGGTTTCCGCCGCATGGCGCGATCAGATTCAAGAAACCCTTCGCCTGAACGGTTTTTAA
- a CDS encoding helix-turn-helix transcriptional regulator yields the protein MEDIKLMSDGALLEALGRRLSRRRLDLQLTQAKLAEQAGVSKRTVERIETGAAAQTLSLIRILRVLDLLQGLDQLVPEPGSRPMELLKLKGKQRKRASSGKTPERPKTGWSWGDDS from the coding sequence ATGGAAGATATTAAATTGATGTCTGACGGCGCACTTCTCGAAGCGCTCGGCAGACGGCTGTCGCGCCGGCGCCTTGATCTTCAGCTTACACAGGCGAAATTGGCCGAACAGGCCGGTGTGTCCAAAAGAACGGTTGAGCGGATAGAAACCGGGGCTGCAGCGCAGACGTTGAGCCTGATTCGAATATTGCGGGTACTGGATCTGCTGCAGGGCCTCGACCAACTGGTTCCGGAACCCGGCTCCAGGCCGATGGAGCTGCTCAAACTCAAAGGGAAGCAGCGCAAGCGCGCCTCATCCGGCAAGACCCCGGAGCGACCCAAAACAGGTTGGTCCTGGGGGGATGATTCGTGA
- a CDS encoding transposase, with product MSSYWLFLGSGSIFVLPATRKEWLLTNVLDAIPGASIAVHTYGDFLNSNPHLHTIVSDGYSAILTKAIREWPVDSVMMPINPVEAALGGFMDMALKTALEKNIAVIGIKVLGSSHYIAPDAGMTPPGVLNRFALSQAITVAIVGCSNVYHVRTLSAAGRNFSPLSVREQQDIVGLYNAQAKQLAFYRGVL from the coding sequence ATGAGTAGTTATTGGCTTTTTCTTGGAAGCGGAAGCATTTTTGTCCTTCCTGCCACCAGAAAAGAGTGGTTGTTGACAAATGTTTTGGATGCGATTCCCGGGGCCAGCATAGCTGTGCACACTTACGGAGATTTTTTAAATTCCAATCCCCATTTGCACACCATCGTGTCGGACGGTTATTCGGCCATTCTTACCAAGGCCATCCGGGAATGGCCGGTCGATTCCGTCATGATGCCCATAAACCCGGTTGAAGCGGCACTGGGCGGATTCATGGATATGGCTCTCAAGACCGCTTTGGAAAAAAATATTGCCGTGATTGGAATCAAAGTCCTTGGCAGCTCCCATTACATTGCCCCGGATGCGGGTATGACACCACCTGGTGTACTGAATCGCTTCGCCCTGTCCCAAGCCATCACGGTTGCCATCGTCGGCTGTTCCAATGTGTATCACGTCCGAACCCTCTCCGCAGCCGGCCGGAATTTCAGCCCGCTCAGTGTGCGGGAACAACAGGACATCGTGGGCCTCTATAATGCTCAAGCCAAACAGCTGGCTTTTTATAGAGGCGTTCTTTAA
- a CDS encoding glycerophosphodiester phosphodiesterase family protein has product MAVPGWMEKAFYAISDFLFEKLPRPAPTPAQLKTTRLISHRGSYDNHRVYENTLAAFDRVMATGIWGIEFDLRWTADRQPVVFHDADLTRLFAEKTSIGGLSLKAVKARFPMIPTLAEVIQRYGGRMHLMVEIKPHVLPGRHLNEVLSELFSPLQPVTDFHLLSLSPQLFSAVTALPREAMIPIAETNASAVSDLVLQKGYGGMAGHYLLIQNAALKKLTRHHLPVGTGFINSRNCLHREITRGVTWLFSDRAIELQRLISVPRSVK; this is encoded by the coding sequence ATGGCGGTACCGGGTTGGATGGAAAAAGCATTTTACGCTATTTCGGATTTTCTTTTCGAAAAACTTCCCCGGCCGGCGCCGACCCCTGCCCAACTTAAAACCACGCGGCTGATATCCCATCGCGGCAGTTACGATAATCATCGGGTCTATGAAAACACCCTGGCGGCATTTGACCGGGTCATGGCAACCGGCATATGGGGAATCGAGTTCGACCTTCGCTGGACCGCCGACAGGCAACCGGTGGTGTTCCACGATGCGGACTTAACGCGTCTCTTTGCGGAAAAGACAAGCATCGGAGGTCTGTCTCTCAAAGCGGTAAAAGCAAGATTTCCGATGATCCCGACCCTGGCCGAGGTGATTCAACGATACGGCGGTCGAATGCACCTGATGGTGGAAATAAAACCGCATGTCCTTCCTGGCCGGCATCTGAATGAAGTTCTTTCGGAGCTGTTTTCTCCCTTGCAACCCGTCACGGATTTCCATCTACTTTCGCTTTCCCCTCAGCTCTTTTCAGCCGTCACGGCCCTGCCTCGGGAAGCCATGATTCCCATCGCGGAGACAAATGCCAGCGCCGTTTCAGATCTGGTGCTTCAAAAAGGCTACGGCGGAATGGCCGGGCATTACCTGCTGATTCAAAACGCGGCCCTGAAAAAACTCACCCGGCATCACCTCCCGGTCGGCACCGGCTTCATTAATTCCAGAAACTGCCTCCATCGGGAAATAACCCGCGGCGTCACCTGGCTTTTTTCGGACCGGGCCATAGAACTGCAGCGCTTAATCAGCGTGCCAAGGTCCGTAAAATGA
- the ftsY gene encoding signal recognition particle-docking protein FtsY, whose amino-acid sequence MALRWFKKTKTELQASSNKHSASEAETVDTPAEQDETSAAVEPEGGAAVCAENTDFNHLSKPKNGGFFNRLKRGLTKTREFLTTDIDSLFTGKTKVDENFLEDLEGLLITADLGIHTVTSLMARVRKKVGKIKGVEDLKAVLREEILALISSVDDRAPQIIGPKVVMVVGVNGVGKTTTIGKLSARAVARGEKVLIAAADTFRAAAVEQLEIWANRAGTDFVKHREGTDPAAVAYDGYFAARSRGATLVFIDTAGRLHTKVNLMEELKKIKRSLAKIDSAAPHEVLLVLDATTGQNAVSQAKLFHEACGVTAMALTKLDGTAKGGVVVSICHEMNIPLRYIGVGESIEDLQDFDAEQFVKALI is encoded by the coding sequence ATGGCATTACGGTGGTTTAAGAAAACAAAAACAGAATTGCAGGCATCTTCGAATAAGCATTCGGCTTCAGAAGCGGAAACGGTTGATACGCCCGCTGAGCAAGATGAGACCTCAGCGGCGGTCGAGCCGGAGGGGGGCGCTGCAGTGTGCGCGGAAAATACGGATTTCAATCATTTGTCCAAACCGAAAAACGGTGGATTTTTCAATCGCCTCAAGCGCGGGTTGACCAAGACACGGGAATTTCTCACCACGGATATCGACTCGCTATTTACCGGCAAGACGAAGGTGGATGAAAATTTTCTGGAAGATCTGGAAGGACTTTTGATCACGGCGGACCTGGGCATTCATACGGTCACTTCCCTGATGGCGCGGGTGAGAAAGAAGGTCGGAAAAATCAAAGGGGTTGAAGACTTAAAAGCGGTGCTGAGAGAAGAGATTCTGGCGCTGATTTCTTCTGTAGACGATCGTGCGCCGCAGATTATCGGTCCCAAGGTCGTGATGGTGGTGGGCGTCAACGGCGTCGGCAAGACCACGACCATCGGAAAGCTTTCGGCCAGGGCCGTTGCGCGCGGAGAAAAAGTGTTGATCGCCGCGGCTGACACCTTTCGGGCGGCGGCTGTGGAGCAACTGGAAATTTGGGCAAATCGCGCCGGAACCGATTTCGTGAAACACCGGGAAGGAACCGATCCCGCCGCCGTGGCGTATGACGGGTATTTTGCCGCCAGATCCAGGGGGGCGACCCTGGTGTTCATCGACACGGCCGGACGCCTTCACACCAAGGTCAACCTCATGGAAGAACTGAAAAAAATCAAGCGGTCGCTTGCCAAAATCGATTCGGCGGCCCCTCACGAGGTTCTCCTGGTGCTGGATGCCACCACGGGGCAAAATGCCGTATCTCAGGCAAAGCTTTTTCATGAGGCCTGCGGGGTCACCGCCATGGCCCTGACCAAGTTGGATGGAACCGCCAAGGGCGGCGTGGTGGTGAGCATCTGTCATGAGATGAATATTCCGCTTCGCTACATTGGTGTGGGCGAGAGCATCGAAGACCTTCAGGATTTTGACGCTGAGCAATTTGTAAAAGCGCTTATCTGA